The window CTCCCATTTGATTCCCCCGCCTCAATAATCGCCGGCGGCATCATAGTCGGCCGGTCTGTAAGGTTCGTCGTTTTTGTTTTCTCCCGATTCAATATCGTAAAAATCGATTTGTATATCCGAGATATACCATTTGTCGTCATTGATGAGGTAAACGGAACCTTCGGCGGAATTATTTTTACCAAAGATCCGCACCCTGAGGCGGGCTTCACCGCCGGAGTCGATTGTCACATCACCGAACCGTACCGCTACGGGAATAATCCCCTCTTCGATATAATGTGAAAGAAAGAACTCGAGCCGTGATTTCTCGCCGCCTGCGATCAGCGGGGTTTCGATTGACCCCTTCTCGAAGGCGTCGAAAAATACGTTCAGTGTGTTCATGATCGCCTTCCGGTCCCGCCCCATTGAAGAAGAATCCGGCAATTGTCCGATCATATAATCCCGCGGTAAAAGAATCGTTTGACTCAGCGCGGGCAATAAAATCTGGTGTTGCTGCGACCCTAACGAAAAATTACTTTCCGTCTTGTCCTGTTGCACTTCCTGCAGGGTAAGGGTCCTTTCCTTCTCCGCGGCTTTCACTGTCGTCGTCGTTTGAATGCCCGAATTCCTCCGGATTTCGGCACCTTCTTCGCTTTCGACCGAAACAGGCTCGTCGGGAATACGATTCATTTCATTTTCCGAAGGCCGGAGTGGCGTCTCTTTTTCCGCATCCTTCTTTTGAGAAAAGCAGGATGAGAAAAGGAGGAGACTCAAAAAAAGTATGAATATATAGAGATATGATGCATAAGGGTTTGTTTTCATCATTACGCCTTGCCTGTTCTTCTTTTACCGGTAAAGCCCGGCATTCTGAATAATCCCGACCGTCCCGGCCTTATTCCATTAATATCAGATATGTAGTGCCGAGTCAATGAACAGGGAGTTCTCACACGGGGTTCGGAGAACCTCCTTTGCGGGCGGATTTTTCATTGTATTGGCAGTTGCCTCAATTCATATATGTGTATATTGTAGGGTGTATATTGATGTTGTATGGAGGGGTGATATGAAAGGAACAATGACGGGCAAGATCATCGGCGCCCATTGTGTGGACGGGGAAATGACGGCCGGACGGGAAGTAGGTATCGGGATCGATCAGACACTCACGCAGGACGCCACCGGGACCCTGGTCTATCTTCAATTCGAAACGATGAATATCAAAAGAGTCAGGACGGAACTTTCCGTCTCTTATGTCGATCACAATACACTGCAGACCGATCACAGGAATATGGACGATCATATTTATTTGCAGACGGTCGCGGCAAAATACGGGATATATTTTTCCCGGCCGGGAAACGGCATCTGTCATCAAATTCACCTGGAACGGTTCGGAATTCCGGGAAAGACGCTTTTGGGTTCGGATTCGCATACACCGACAGCGGGAGGGCTGGGAATGCTCGCGATTGGTGCTGGGGGGGTGGATGTCGCCGTGGCCATGGCAGGGGCGCCTTTTTATGTGACAATGCCCGAAGTCGTGGGTGTGAAACTGACGGGCAGGCTCGATCCGCTTTGTTCGGCAAAGGACGTCATTCTTACCATCCTGGGCCGTGAAACGGTGAAAGGCGGCGTCGGAAAGGTCTACGAATATTTCGGTGAAGGAGTTGCCACCCTTTCTGTGACCGAACGGGCGACTATTGCCAATATGGGAGCGGAACTCGGGGCGACGAGCTCGATCTTTCCATCGGATAAAAGAACACGCGAGTTTCTCGCGTTACAGAAGCGTGAAAAGGATTTTATCGAAATCGGGCCGGATAAAGACGCGTTATACGAACGCCTCATCGAAATCAATCTCGCAGATATTGTGCCGATGGTCGCGCAGCCCCATATGCCGGACAAGGTCGTGCCGGTGGAACAGTTAAAGGGCCTTCCGGTTCAGCAGGTGATGATCGGGAGTTGCACCAATTCGAGCATCAACGATCTGGGGATCGCCGCCGATATCCTGGGCGGCAAGGTTGTTCCGGAGACGATATCTCTCGGTATTTCACCGGGATCGCGGCAGGTATTCCGCGCTGCGATCGAGGCGGGGATCATCTCACGGCTCGTCGGAAGCGGCGCGAGGATACTGGAGCTGGCCTGCGGCCCGTGTATCGGGATGGGGTTCGCCCCCGGTTCGGGCATCGTCTCCGTCCGCACGAACAACAGGAATTTCAAGGCGCGCTGCGGATCGAAGGAGGCGCTCGTTTACCTCGCATCACCCGAAACCGCGGCGGCCACCGCGCTTACCGGTTACCTTACCGATCCGAGGACGATCGAAGGCGTCCGCAGGAAGGACTATTCACGGCATGTGGTGATCGACGATTCGATGATCACCCCTCCGCCGGAAAAGGGAGAGAACGTCGAGGTGGTCAAAGGTCCGAATATAAAGCCGTGTCCGCAGGGGAAGGCGCTGCCTGAAGGATTCGTGGCCGAGGTCGTCATCAAAACGGGCGACAATATAACGACGGACCACATCATGCCCGCGGGAGCCGCGATCCTCCCCCTCCGTTCGAATATTCCCGAGATCGCGAAGCACGTCTTCGAAATCGTCGACCCCGATTTTTACCGGCGCGCCGAAAAAGCGGATATCGGTATTATCGTGGGCGGAGAAAATTACGGACAGGGTTCTTCACGCGAACACGCGGCACTCGCGCCGATGTATCTGGGCGTCAAGGCCGTCGTCGCAAAGAGTTTCGCCAGGATTCACAAGACAAACCTCGTCAATTTCGGAATTCTGCCGTTTACCTTTCTGGATCCTGCCGATTATGACGGACTCGAAGCGGGTGACCGCATCGCTTTTCCAAAAGATCTCAAGGAGATATTGAGGTCGGGACGGCCGATAGAGGCGGAAGTCGCGAACAAGGGGATAACCATCGGTCTCTCTTATGAGTTGTCCGGGCGGTTTATCGATATCATATTAGCCGGCGGACGCCTATCCTACACGGTCGGGCGGTAGCCGCCGGCCTTCGGAGAGCGTCCTTCGCACCCGGATGTTTATTCTCTTGACACCGGAAAAGGGTATTTGATATACTGTTCATTCAATCAATCGATTAATGCATAAACAAGAAGGAGATTTGTATGTCAGGACACAGCAAATGGCATTCAATAAAGCATAAGAAAGGGGCGACGGACGCTAAACGGGGAAAACTCTTTACAAAGATTATCAAGGAAATAATCATCGCGGCGCGGCTCGGGGGAGGAGACGCGGACGCGAACGCCCGCCTCAGAACGGCGGTCCTCAAGGCAAAAAGCGCCAATATGCCCAAGGACAATATCGAACGGGCGATAAAAAAGGGAACGGGGGATCTCGACGGCGTCGACTATCAGGAAATGACATACGAGGCGTACGGACCGGGGGGCGCGGCGCTTCTCATCAACTGCCTCACCGACAACAGAAACAGGACCGCCGCCGAAGTCCGGCATCTGCTTTCGAAAGGGGGAGGCAGTCTCGGGGAGACCGGTTGCGTTTCGTACATGTTCCACAGAAAGGGAATTATCACCTACGATCCCGCCGCATATTCGGAAGACGAAATCCTTTCGGCGGCGATCGAGGCGGGTGCAGAGGACGTGACAAACGACGGTGAAATCATCGAAGTCGTCACCAATCCCGATGATTTCGAAAATGTACTCAAAGCGCTCGAGGATGCCTCCTTCAAGCACGATTCGGCGGAGATTATGATGATCGCGGAAAACGAGGTGTCGCTGGACGACGAGAAAACGGGAAAGGTGATAAAACTCGTCGAGGCGCTCGAAGACAATGACGACGTGCAGTCCGTTTCGACGAATCTCAATATCCCCGACGGATTTACCCTGGCTGAATGAGTATCATCATCGGCATCGATCCCGGCCTGAAGGCCACCGGATACGGCGTTCTCGACGTTTCAGGCGGTATCGTCACTTACCATACACATGGTGTGATTACGACAAAGCCGAACGAGGCGATCGGTGAGCGGCTCGTCAGGATTTTTAACCGGTTGACCGAGGTGATCAGGGAGGCGGCGCCGGATGAAGCCGGTGTGGAATCGCTTTTTATGGCGAGAAACCAGAAATCGGCGATCCCCGTCGCACAGGCGCGCGGGGTGATTCTTTTAGCCCTCGCATCGCAACGCATTCCGGTCTCCGAATACACACCGCTCGAAGTAAAACTTTCTGTTGTGGGGAAGGGGAGGGCGGAAAAAGGGCAGGTACAGCACATGGTCCGCCTGATACTGGGCATGCAGAAAATTCCCGAGCCGTGCCACGCCGCCGACGCGCTCGCCGTCGCCTTGTGCCACAGCAGCCGCCGGGCGGTGCTGAAGCGGTTCGAAGCGGGTTTCTGAAGAAGAACATGTTTAACAGTCTATATGGAAAATTGACAGGAAAAGATCCGGACCGGGTGTATCTTTTATCCGGTGGTATCGAATGGGATATCTCGGTTTCGAATCGCACATCGGGCGCCCTTCCGGAAGAAGGCGCCGAATGCAGGGTGTTTTGTTTTCTCTATCACCGGGAGGACTCACTCAGGCTGTTCGGATTCGGTTCCCTCGACGAGCGTGATCTGTTTCTCGACCTCATCAAGGTCGAAGGAATCGGGCCGTCACTCGCGCTCAAAATCCTTTCCGGCATCGCGGCGGAAGAGTTTGTCCGCGCGGTCGGGGACTCCGACTGCGAACGGTTGTCGATGGTTCCCGGCCTCGGGAAAAAGACCGCACAGAAGATCGTGCTCAAACTCGCGGGAAAACTCTCACCGCGTTCGCAAAAAGAATCCGGCCATGAGGATATCGTGAAGGCCTTGAACGGAATGGGATTCGATATGGCGCACGCCCGCGAAGCGGTGGCAAGGGCGGCCGATTCGCTCGGAAAAACGGATGACAGCCTCCGGGGGGAACAAAAGGAAAAGGCGCTTTTAAAGGCGGCGCTCGTGTATCTGAGCGGGGGGCGGAAAGAGTCATGAAAGAAGACCGCATCACATCCGGCTCATACATGAAAGACGCTGACCGGGACGAATTGACGCTCCGGCCGAAGCTGCTCGGTCAGTTTATCGGGCAGGAACAATTAAAGACGAATCTTTCCGTTTTTATCGAGGCCTCGAAAAAACGCGGGGACGCACTCGACCATGTTTTTTTCTCAGGTCCCCCCGGACTCGGGAAAACGACCCTTTCCGGGATTATCGCGTGCGAACTCGGCGTGCAGCTGCGTTCGACATCCGCACCCGCGCTCGAAAAACAGTCGGATCTCGCCGCGATCCTTTCCACCATCGGGGAGCGGAACGTTTTTTTCATCGATGAAATACACCGCCTCAAACCGAACGTCGAAGAGATACTTTATTCGGCAATGGAAGACTTCGAAATCGACGTGATCATCGGTCAGGGACCGGGGGCGCGTTCGATCAAGGTGCCGATACCGCCCTTCACCCTCGTGGGCGCGACCACGAAGGCGGGGCTCGTTTCCGGTCCCCTTTACTCCAGGTTCGGCATTTCGGCGCGGCTGGATTTCTACGAAAAAGAGAGCATTATAAAAATCATCCGCCGTTCGGCGGCCATTCTGGACGTCGATATCGAGGAAAACGCCTGCGAACGGCTGTCACGGTGTTCCCGCGGAACACCCCGTGTGGCGAACAGGCTGCTCAGGCGCATGAGGGATTTCGCGCAGGTGGTCGGCGACGGGATCATTTCCGCCGGCATCGTCGAGGAGGGGCTTTCGGCGCTCGACATCGACGAGGCGGGACTCGACAGGGTCGACAGGATGATCCTGGATGTGATCATCAAACGGTACAAAGGCGGCCCCGTCGGATCGGAGACCCTGGCGATATCGATCAGCGAGTCCGTCGATACCCTCGAGGATATCTATGAACCCTACCTGATCCAGGAAGGGTTTCTCAAACGGACGCCCCGCGGCAGAATGGTGACCGAACGCGCCTACCGGCACCTCGGACTCGGGCAAAACGGGAATGAAGACGAGCGACTTCTTTTTTGACATCGATCCGGAACGGATCGCCCAATACCCCAAAACAATACGCGGCACCTCGCGGCTGTTGCTTCTCGACCGGGAAAAAGGGACGTTGAAGGATGATGAGTTTTCCCGGATCGGCGACATCATCCGGCCGGGAAGCCTCATCGTCATCAATGATTCACGGGTAAGAAAGGCGCGGGTCTTCGGCAGCCGCGAAGAGACGGATAATCGATGTCCCGAAGGACCGTCAAAACCGGTCGAGTTTCTTTTTCTGGAAGAAATAAAACCGCGGTTCTGGAAGGTGCTCACGCAGAAGACGAAAAAAAGAAAACCGGGCGACACGTACCGTTTTTCCGAAGAGGTCACCGGGACCATACGGAAACATGAAAACGGGTACTGCATTCTCGAACTCTCAACCCGGGTGGGAGAAGGTTTTTTCGAGCGGCACGGACACGTGCCCCTTCCCCCGTACATACGGCGGAGCGATGCCGCCTCCGATTCGGACAGGTACCAGACCGTGTATTCACGCACGACCGGCTCCGCCGCAGCGCCGACGGCGGGGCTCCACTTTACCGGCGCGATCATGCGGCGGCTCGAAGAAAACGGCTGCCTGATACGCCGCATCACCCTCCACGTGGGAATCGGAACCTTCATCCCGATACGGACGGAAACGGTGGAGGAACACCGGATGCACGAAGAGGTCTTCGATATTCCCGAAGAAACGGCTCAGACGATCGAAGCGTACATGAACGGGGGGAAACAAATAATCGCGGTCGGGACCACTGTCGTCCGCGCCCTCGAATCGGCCTGCGACAATGGCCGCATACGGACCGGCAGACAAAAAACATCCCTCTTTATTTATCCGGGCTACACGTTCAAGGCGGTCAACGGACTCATCACCAACTTCCATACCCCGGGTTCGACCCTGCTCGTCATGGTTTCCGCGTTCGCCGGGAAAGCGAACATCGACCGGGCGTACCGCCACGCGATCGAAGCGGGCTACCGCTTTTTTTCCTACGGCGACGCGATGATGATCGTTTGAATGGGGGCCGGAAGAGTAACTACGGATTGCGCGGGAGGGAGCGGATTACGCGGCGGGGTGAGGGGCGCGGCGAAGGGTAACAAGCTGGTTTAATGATTATAGTTATAATTTTAATAATAAATAAATTAAAATTTTAATTGACTATTTTGATAAGCGGTGGTGTGTAGTGGTTGAGGGGTATGTGCCGAGTTGTGGATTAATCCGTGTAATCCGCTTTTTTTCCGCGAAATCCGTAGTAACATATTTTTGGTTGATTTTTTGATACAGAGTCTGTTTGGCACGGTGTTTTGTGTATATTATTGTATTCGATATAGAAGGTGAAATGTTACGGTTGGTTTGGACGGGGTGTAGTTTTTTTATGATTAGTTAAAGCTGAAGCACCCAAAATGGTGAATAACGATTCGTATATAGAGAAATAAATCTGTTTCGCCATGGTAGATGCTGGATTATTTGAAACAATTGTCGTAAATTCCTTCGAGGGGACTGCTGTAATCTCTTATTCTCAATACGCCATTGTTTAAAGATTTTTTTGAATTCCTCAATTACTCTATTTCCATATTTCTCGACCATCGCCAAAAACAACTCCAGCAGCCACCGCACAAGCTGCGCTATGCTAAAAAAATTCAAATCAGCATGAAGCAGTTTTATCTTCCGGTACACATCCTCGGTAAAATACACGTGCGCGTGTACACGATCTAAATCGGGAATGTCCGAGACCGCCCGATACCTGCTCATCCGTTGTTTTCCCCAAATGTGTTCCTTTATGATCAAAGGATCGATACAGGACAATATATTAACAATGACTCCGGATAACGAGCGTCTTAAGCCGAATATTGTCAGGTTAAGCAGCTTCTCTTTCATTATTTCAGACATGATAAAATGAAATTCATGCAAAACCGATGCTATCATATGAGACTCCTTTTATAATTGTATTTATACAGTATATAACGCATAAAAAGTGTCAGCTGCTTTGATTTATTAAAAAATCTGTGTGTTTATTGAACGATGCCTTATCAATGACAGGCAAAAATTATTCAGAAGGAACGAAATTAATTTTAATTGACGTGACCGGTTCGATGAGTGGCCGCACTCGAGATTGGGAAGGAATCCTGCGCGCCGTGTGGTAATCCGTAAAATTCGTTTCTTTTCCGTGAAATCCATAGTAAAATTTTTTTAGAGTGACGCGTTGTGAAAAATGAAGAGCAACTACGGATTGCACGGAAAGGAGCGGATTGCGCGGCGAGGTGAGGGATGGGGCGAAAGACAAGGTTGTATGATTTCAGAGTATCGTTAAAGATTTATTAATAACTAAATTTCGATTTTAATCGACTGTTTCGATATCCGGCGGCATGCGACGTGGAGAAGGAATACCGTGCGTCGTGGATTAATCCGAGTAATCCGTTCTTTACCGCGCAATCCGTAGTTAATCAATAAAGCGCCGATGCCGTATTTACTACGAAGAAACGGCATTTCCTGACTGAAAATAAAATTTGACATTTTTATCCCGATATGATACGATAACAGTTCATCGAGAAATAAAGATACGTAAGAACAATAAAAACGGGAAACATAATAAACAATGACGGTTCCGTATAGTCATGTCTATCGTTTCCGGCTTTCTGCCATGCTCATGTCATGAACAAAAGACCATGTGGGGGGTCTCTCGCACCGCGTTCGTTCCGGACTTCCGGGCGAGCGCACGGCGACCGTTTCAGGCGGCGGCGGGAGAAAGGGTTACAAAGGGGGAAAACATTGAAGAAGACAATTACCGGTATACTCTGCTTAATAAGCGTATTGGCTGGGGGGATTGCATGGGGGGATGTTTTTGATCCTAAAGACGGTCTTGAAGAAAAGAACGGGAACCGGTTTTTTTACCGCGTCAGAGGAAACAGCTACAAGATGGAATATGTGATCAAAGGTATTGCGGTTCCATCGTCGCTCGAGCAGGGGGATTTTACGGCAACATATACGACGGTCGGCGGGGGAAGCCCCGATGGAAGCTCGGACGCGATAATCGAAACAATTTCCGGGCCGGGGAAACATTTATCGTGCGATGAACCTTATAACGGCTGGGATCGTGGACTAATACAACCGCGATATATTAATGGAACGTATCCTTCATACAACATCTTCGATGCCGATCCACCTTGTATCTACCCCTTTACGATTCATGTTTATGTTCCTCCTGCGGGTCGGGTCGATGAAACGAAAAAGAATTTTGAATGGCTGACAACACCTCAAATGAGAATAAAGATTGCGAAAGGAAATCTTAAAGATCCCACTACAATTAAAAATTATGATTACAATTCGTATAACGGCTTCGAATTCGATCTGAATCCTGGTGAATACGCCATGATACGGCCGCTCAGGGACGGGAGGTATGAATGGGAAGATGTCTGTGTTCAGGAAATAGGAATGTTTGAATATGAATATCCATGTACCAGAAAAGAAGATGTTGTTCTCAGTGGTTGTAGTGTTTATTTCGCACTCGATACCGTGGCTCCGGAGTTGAACGATGCGCCGGGGATCAAGGATGCGGTGTTCAATAACAACATCTATTATACAAACGAAAGCAGTCTGGATACGGAAGATGGTGTAACGATTGTCTGGCACGCAATCGAGGATGAGGGGACGTTTGTCTGCGAACAAGCGCAGGAAACGAGCAAAAGCGGTATGGCGAGTTACCGTATCTATGAAGCGGAAGAAACAGGATCGGGAAACGAATACACCATGCTCGATACGATTGAGGTGATGGATGACGGCAATGGGGAACAGATTCCTTTTTATGAAAGGACGCTCCGGTTCGATGAGGGAAGACATACGCTTTTAATGACCGCGTGCGACAAACGCGGGCTCGACAGCAGGTATGTATATGATGAAAACGGGAAGCTGGTCGTCGACGGGAATAATAATCCGACACAGAATAAATTTTCAGAACCGTGTATCGTCGTGGTGGACAGGACGCCGCCCGCGATGGTGACTGGTGTCAAACTCGAAGACGAAAAAACAGTGGAAACCGGAACGGGCACGGCGAGAACTTATGCGGTTTCACCGGCATTCACGCTGGAATGGGATGAAAGTGAGGATATGCCTGATGAGGATAACGCGGGAACGGAGAACTATACCGTGCGGCTGCGAAATATAACAGATTCCCCGGCAGTTACTGAAACCACATATGATATTCCCGTTTCAGAAGGAGAACATGCAGCAATAGAAGCTGAAAACGGCGTGTACGAGGCAGCCGTCAGGGCCGTGGATGCCGCGGGAAACGAAGGCGCGTGGAGTGACACTTACACCTTCTCCATCGACAGCGAGGCGCCGGTGACACCGGCTCCGGCATCTTTTACGATGGAAAGCGATCCCTTCGCTATAAAGAGTGTCGAGGGTGAAACGGTGAGTTTTTCAACGACAAATGCCGATGCTGCGGTGAGTTTCACGGCCGTTTCCGATGGAACGGAGGCGTGGCAGAGCGGAATCGCTTCGTATACGATCGAAGACGTGCACGGGACACCGGTCCAAAACGCTGAATTTATTGAGACAGACGGACGGGTCACGATGACGTTTCCGGACGCGTTAAGCGGCACGAATGCCTTTACGGTCTACGCGGCAGATAAAGCCGGAAACAGAAGCGGGGGCGTTACCCTTACCATCACGGTAACGGCATTGTCCAGTGTGACGTTTCCCGCGCCGTGTTACGAATACGACGGGGAGAACGACGAGTATTCCCTGCTGTGGACGCCCCCGGATACGGTGCCCGAAGGGGCGGAAATCGCGTATTACAAGGCGCTTTTCAGGACGAGTGACGAGGATGGAAATATGGATTCCCCGAAAGATGAAGCGTTTGCCCCGATTCCGGAAATGACGGAGACAAGGCTTCTGCTCGACGGGATTGAGCGGGGGGTGGGGATGGTCGTCTATATTCTTGTCGCGGATACGTACGGAAATAAGACTCCCGGCAAGGCATCATTCACCCTCCCGCCGATGGTCATCGACACGGTCGAGGATTATGTCCTTAACGATGACGAATACTGGTGGAGCGGGGTCCACGAGATGCACGCAAACGTGATCGTACCCGAGGGCTTCACGCTTACGATCCTTCCGGGGACGATCGTGATAACATTCGGGAACGTGAAACTCCAAATCGAAGGCAGTCTCGTGATACTGGGTGAGCCGGACCAGGAAGTGACCTTCGAGGCGGCCTCACCTTCTTCAACCGCTTGGCAGGGGATTTACCTGGGCGCAGAAGGCACCGGCGTTATCCGTCATGCCGTGATACAGCACGCCCTGCGCGGGATGACCGTCGTGACCGGGGCCGGGGCAACCGTCTTTTCAACGGTTTTTTTTCATAACCGTGTTGGGCTTCATTCTTACGGGGCGGCGCCGTCGCTGGACGATTGCCGGTTCGAGGAATGCCAGTGGTACGGGGTGAAGGAGGATGCCGTCCGGGAGAACGGGGGCATGAGGCCCGCACTCAACGGGTGCGGGTTCAAAAACAACGGGTGCGACTACTATCACGAAGACAACCGGGACATAACGATGGAAGAACTGAACGACATACCCGGAAACGGGAACAACGGGAGGGTGGAAGAATGAAAAACCGGACGAATCATGCAATCATGGCGGCGTGCTGCTGTCTTTTCATATTTTTTTCAGGGACCGATATCTTCGGAGAAGAAATAACGATACAGAGAAA of the Spirochaetales bacterium genome contains:
- the ruvC gene encoding crossover junction endodeoxyribonuclease RuvC, translating into MSIIIGIDPGLKATGYGVLDVSGGIVTYHTHGVITTKPNEAIGERLVRIFNRLTEVIREAAPDEAGVESLFMARNQKSAIPVAQARGVILLALASQRIPVSEYTPLEVKLSVVGKGRAEKGQVQHMVRLILGMQKIPEPCHAADALAVALCHSSRRAVLKRFEAGF
- a CDS encoding YebC/PmpR family DNA-binding transcriptional regulator; the encoded protein is MSGHSKWHSIKHKKGATDAKRGKLFTKIIKEIIIAARLGGGDADANARLRTAVLKAKSANMPKDNIERAIKKGTGDLDGVDYQEMTYEAYGPGGAALLINCLTDNRNRTAAEVRHLLSKGGGSLGETGCVSYMFHRKGIITYDPAAYSEDEILSAAIEAGAEDVTNDGEIIEVVTNPDDFENVLKALEDASFKHDSAEIMMIAENEVSLDDEKTGKVIKLVEALEDNDDVQSVSTNLNIPDGFTLAE
- the ruvB gene encoding Holliday junction branch migration DNA helicase RuvB, whose amino-acid sequence is MKEDRITSGSYMKDADRDELTLRPKLLGQFIGQEQLKTNLSVFIEASKKRGDALDHVFFSGPPGLGKTTLSGIIACELGVQLRSTSAPALEKQSDLAAILSTIGERNVFFIDEIHRLKPNVEEILYSAMEDFEIDVIIGQGPGARSIKVPIPPFTLVGATTKAGLVSGPLYSRFGISARLDFYEKESIIKIIRRSAAILDVDIEENACERLSRCSRGTPRVANRLLRRMRDFAQVVGDGIISAGIVEEGLSALDIDEAGLDRVDRMILDVIIKRYKGGPVGSETLAISISESVDTLEDIYEPYLIQEGFLKRTPRGRMVTERAYRHLGLGQNGNEDERLLF
- the ruvA gene encoding Holliday junction branch migration protein RuvA; the protein is MFNSLYGKLTGKDPDRVYLLSGGIEWDISVSNRTSGALPEEGAECRVFCFLYHREDSLRLFGFGSLDERDLFLDLIKVEGIGPSLALKILSGIAAEEFVRAVGDSDCERLSMVPGLGKKTAQKIVLKLAGKLSPRSQKESGHEDIVKALNGMGFDMAHAREAVARAADSLGKTDDSLRGEQKEKALLKAALVYLSGGRKES
- the queA gene encoding tRNA preQ1(34) S-adenosylmethionine ribosyltransferase-isomerase QueA → MKTSDFFFDIDPERIAQYPKTIRGTSRLLLLDREKGTLKDDEFSRIGDIIRPGSLIVINDSRVRKARVFGSREETDNRCPEGPSKPVEFLFLEEIKPRFWKVLTQKTKKRKPGDTYRFSEEVTGTIRKHENGYCILELSTRVGEGFFERHGHVPLPPYIRRSDAASDSDRYQTVYSRTTGSAAAPTAGLHFTGAIMRRLEENGCLIRRITLHVGIGTFIPIRTETVEEHRMHEEVFDIPEETAQTIEAYMNGGKQIIAVGTTVVRALESACDNGRIRTGRQKTSLFIYPGYTFKAVNGLITNFHTPGSTLLVMVSAFAGKANIDRAYRHAIEAGYRFFSYGDAMMIV
- a CDS encoding aconitate hydratase; translation: MKGTMTGKIIGAHCVDGEMTAGREVGIGIDQTLTQDATGTLVYLQFETMNIKRVRTELSVSYVDHNTLQTDHRNMDDHIYLQTVAAKYGIYFSRPGNGICHQIHLERFGIPGKTLLGSDSHTPTAGGLGMLAIGAGGVDVAVAMAGAPFYVTMPEVVGVKLTGRLDPLCSAKDVILTILGRETVKGGVGKVYEYFGEGVATLSVTERATIANMGAELGATSSIFPSDKRTREFLALQKREKDFIEIGPDKDALYERLIEINLADIVPMVAQPHMPDKVVPVEQLKGLPVQQVMIGSCTNSSINDLGIAADILGGKVVPETISLGISPGSRQVFRAAIEAGIISRLVGSGARILELACGPCIGMGFAPGSGIVSVRTNNRNFKARCGSKEALVYLASPETAAATALTGYLTDPRTIEGVRRKDYSRHVVIDDSMITPPPEKGENVEVVKGPNIKPCPQGKALPEGFVAEVVIKTGDNITTDHIMPAGAAILPLRSNIPEIAKHVFEIVDPDFYRRAEKADIGIIVGGENYGQGSSREHAALAPMYLGVKAVVAKSFARIHKTNLVNFGILPFTFLDPADYDGLEAGDRIAFPKDLKEILRSGRPIEAEVANKGITIGLSYELSGRFIDIILAGGRLSYTVGR